A stretch of Aythya fuligula isolate bAytFul2 chromosome 1, bAytFul2.pri, whole genome shotgun sequence DNA encodes these proteins:
- the CSDC2 gene encoding cold shock domain-containing protein C2 has protein sequence MSSEPGAPPAVPPLHSPKSPVWPTFPFQREGSRVWERGNLLLRDLPSPLPTKRTRTYSATARASAGPVFKGVCKQFSRSQGHGFITPENGTEDIFVHVSDIEGEYVPVEGDEVTYKVCPIPPKNQKFQAVEVVLTNLAPHTKHETWSGQIIGS, from the exons ATGTCGTCGGAGCCCGGCGCCCCGCCGGCGGTGCCGCCCCTGCACTCGCCCAAGTCCCCGGTGTGGcccaccttccccttccagcgCGAGGGCAGCCGCGTCTGGGAGCGGGGCAACCTCCTGCTGCGGGACCTGCCCAGCCCGCTGCCCACCAAGAGGACCAGGACCTACTCCGC CACGGCGCGAGCCTCCGCTGGGCCCGTCTTCAAGGGCGTCTGCAAGCAGTTCTCGCGCTCCCAGGGCCACGGGTTCATCACGCCGGAGAACGGCACAGAGGACATCTTCGTCCACGTGTCTGA CATCGAGGGGGAGTACGTCCCGGTGGAGGGCGACGAGGTGACGTACAAGGTGTGCCCCATCCCTCCCAAGAACCAGAAGTTCCAGGCGGTGGAGGTGGTGCTCACCAACCTGGCGCCCCACACGAAGCACGAGACGTGGTCCGGCCAGATCATCGGCTCCTAG
- the PMM1 gene encoding phosphomannomutase 1 produces the protein MAPRRGPAPGPPPGRRAGWQRAAAGMAAARGRVLCLFDVDGTLTPARQKIEPEVDRFLQELRGRVQIGVVGGSDYSKIAEQLGEGDEVISKFDYVFAENGTVQYKNGQLVSKQAIQDHLGEELLQDLINFCLNYMALLKLPKKRGTFIEFRNGMLNISPIGRSCTPEERIEFSELDKKERIREKFVAALQREFAGKGLRFSRGGMISFDVFPEGWDKRYCLNVLDDERFDTIHFFGNETTPGGNDYEIYDDPRTVGHSVQSPQDTVQRCREIFFPERANEY, from the exons ATGGCGCCGCGGCGCGGTCCCGCCCCCGGGCCGCCCCCGGGCCGCCGGGCGGGCTGGCAGCGGGCGGCAGCGGGGATGGCGGCGGCTCGGGGCCGGGTGCTCTGCCTCTTCGACGTGGACGGGACCCTGACACCGGCCCGGCAG AAGATCGAGCCCGAGGTGGACCGgttcctgcaggagctgcgcGGCAGGGTGCAGATCGGCGTGGTGGGCGGCTCCGACTACTCCAAGATCGCCGAGCAGCTGGGCGAGGGCGACGAAG TCATCAGTAAGTTTGACTACGTCTTCGCAGAGAATGGCACCGTGCAGTACAAGAACGGGCAGCTGGTCTCCAAGCAG GCCATCCAGGACCAcctgggagaggagctgctgcaggatcTCATCAACTTCTGTCTCAACTACATGGCGCTGCTGAAACTGCCCAAGAAACG AGGAACCTTCATTGAGTTTCGCAACGGGATGCTGAACATCTCCCCCATCGGACGGAGCTGCACGCCGGAGGAGCGAATCGAGTTCTCCGAGCTGGACAAG AAGGAGCGGATCCGGGAGAAGTTTGTGGCAGCCTTGCAGAGGGAGTTTGCTGGCAAGGGCCTGCGTTTCTCCCGAG GCGGCATGATCAGCTTTGACGTCTTCCCGGAAGGCTGGGACAAGCGCTACTGCCTCAACGTGCTGGACGACGAGAGGTTCGACACCATCCACTTCTTCGGGAACGAGACCACCCCG GGAGGGAACGATTACGAGATCTACGACGACCCCCGGACGGTGGGGCACAGCGTCCAGTCCCCCCAGGACACGGTGCAGCGGTGCCGCGAGATCTTCTTCCCAGAGCGAGCTAACGAGTACTGA